From Amphiprion ocellaris isolate individual 3 ecotype Okinawa chromosome 2, ASM2253959v1, whole genome shotgun sequence, a single genomic window includes:
- the LOC118471076 gene encoding tripartite motif-containing protein 14-like isoform X1, protein MSLTDDPLQETDQKDGEIHSDIQLKPDNVRAKDFLQTRETDRRTISPLTLIKEDLSQFKEEVLKVFKEKDAKTSSQPVEKSVDTLTLLREDLNQFRDDFSSIFGIGLSKERDAAKEAPTLPASTNSFKIKASDEPLKSLFRKDRNLLKTPQRAEEAIKTPLGNSEEQADDGFRENISDEPFDAEKTDMKDKVNELEDGELDEKVSEEKAETIKREEIISTTASFPADQRCESEQSNGDSSEESGDEDGPSESLPWETLSSGITLFSLRDDLRDQPEGDLWSLKNFACYLTLDPNTANSELHLTNGNRKVSRVWLGHRSSDHPERFESCPQVLCREGLLDSVYWEVEWNGGADVGVAYNNICRDGDVASCLLGHNKQSWSLECSEGSYTPCHNRKRFKSLSPEPFTHRVGVYLNWSAGSLSFYCVSQDTMIHLHTFNSTFTEPLYPAFWVWGYDGSVSLCQVELGWERLLQ, encoded by the exons ATGAGTCTCACTGATGACCCTTTACAAGAAACTGATCAGAAAGATGGTGAAATACATTCAGACATCCAACTCAAACCAGACAATGTTCGAGCGAAAGATTTTCTTCAGACTAGAGAGACGGACAGAAGGACAATCAGCCCACTCACTCTCATCAAAGAGGATCTCAGTCAGTTTAAGGAAGAAGTGCTGAAAGTGTTCAAggaaaaagatgctaaaacttCTAGCCAGCCAGTGGAAAAGAGCGTTGACACTCTGACTCTACTAAGAGAAGACTTAAATCAATTTAGAGACGACTTCTCCAGCATCTTCGGGATCGGCCTTTCAAAGGAACGAGACGCTGCCAAAGAAGCACCAACTCTTCCTGCCTCCACCAACTCCTTCAAGATAAAAGCCTCTGATGAGCCCCTAAAGAGTCTGTTCAGGAAAGACAGAAATCTTTTAAAGACGCCTCAAAGAGCAGAGGAAGCTATAAAGACACCTTTAGGAAACAGTGAAGAACAAGCGGACGATGGTTTTAGGGAAAATATCTCAGATGAGCCTTTTGATGCtgagaaaacagacatgaaagaCAAGGTGAATGAATTGGAGGATGGTGAGCTAGATGAAAAAGTTTCTGAGGAGAAAGCGGAGACGATTAAGAGAGAGGAGATTATATCAACGACAG CCAGTTTCCCTGCAGATCAGAGGTGTGAGAGTGAACAGTCTAATGGAGACTCCTCTGAGGAATCAGGAGATGAAGATGGACCTTCAGAAAGTCTTCCCTGGGAGACGCTATCTTCTGGGATCACTTTGTTTAGTCTGAGAGACGACCTGAG GGATCAGCCAGAAGGAGATCTGTGGTCACTGAAAAATT TTGCCTGCTACCTGACGCTCGACCCTAACACTGCCAACTCAGAGCTCCATCTGACTAATGGCAACAGGAAGGTGTCTCGCGTCTGGTTGGGCCATCGATCCTCGGACCACCCGGAGCGCTTTGAGAGCTGCCCTCAGGTGTTGTGCAGGGAGGGGCTGCTGGACTCGGTGtactgggaggtggagtggAACGGCGGTGCTGACGTTGGAGTCGCCTACAACAACATCTGCAGAGATGGAGATGTAGCGAGCTGCTTGCTGGGACACAACAAGCAGTCCTGGAGTCTGGAGTGCTCAGAGGGCAGCTACACGCCATGCCACAACAGGAAGAGGTTCAAGTCCTTGTCGCCTGAACCCTTCACCCACAGAGTCGGGGTTTACCTCAACTGGTCTGCAGGTTCTCTGTCCTTCTACTGTGTCTCTCAGGACACTATGATCCACCTCCACACCTTCAACTCCACCTTCACAGAGCCTCTGTACCCAGCGTTCTGGGTGTGGGGATATGATGGTTCTGTGTCACTGTGTCAGGTGGAGTTAGGCTGGGAACGACTGCTGCAgtga
- the LOC118471076 gene encoding nuclear factor 7, brain-like isoform X2 — protein sequence MSLTDDPLQETDQKDGEIHSDIQLKPDNVRAKDFLQTRETDRRTISPLTLIKEDLSQFKEEVLKVFKEKDAKTSSQPVEKSVDTLTLLREDLNQFRDDFSSIFGIGLSKERDAAKEAPTLPASTNSFKIKASDEPLKSLFRKDRNLLKTPQRAEEAIKTPLGNSEEQADDGFRENISDEPFDAEKTDMKDKVNELEDGELDEKVSEEKAETIKREEIISTTDQRCESEQSNGDSSEESGDEDGPSESLPWETLSSGITLFSLRDDLRDQPEGDLWSLKNFACYLTLDPNTANSELHLTNGNRKVSRVWLGHRSSDHPERFESCPQVLCREGLLDSVYWEVEWNGGADVGVAYNNICRDGDVASCLLGHNKQSWSLECSEGSYTPCHNRKRFKSLSPEPFTHRVGVYLNWSAGSLSFYCVSQDTMIHLHTFNSTFTEPLYPAFWVWGYDGSVSLCQVELGWERLLQ from the exons ATGAGTCTCACTGATGACCCTTTACAAGAAACTGATCAGAAAGATGGTGAAATACATTCAGACATCCAACTCAAACCAGACAATGTTCGAGCGAAAGATTTTCTTCAGACTAGAGAGACGGACAGAAGGACAATCAGCCCACTCACTCTCATCAAAGAGGATCTCAGTCAGTTTAAGGAAGAAGTGCTGAAAGTGTTCAAggaaaaagatgctaaaacttCTAGCCAGCCAGTGGAAAAGAGCGTTGACACTCTGACTCTACTAAGAGAAGACTTAAATCAATTTAGAGACGACTTCTCCAGCATCTTCGGGATCGGCCTTTCAAAGGAACGAGACGCTGCCAAAGAAGCACCAACTCTTCCTGCCTCCACCAACTCCTTCAAGATAAAAGCCTCTGATGAGCCCCTAAAGAGTCTGTTCAGGAAAGACAGAAATCTTTTAAAGACGCCTCAAAGAGCAGAGGAAGCTATAAAGACACCTTTAGGAAACAGTGAAGAACAAGCGGACGATGGTTTTAGGGAAAATATCTCAGATGAGCCTTTTGATGCtgagaaaacagacatgaaagaCAAGGTGAATGAATTGGAGGATGGTGAGCTAGATGAAAAAGTTTCTGAGGAGAAAGCGGAGACGATTAAGAGAGAGGAGATTATATCAACGACAG ATCAGAGGTGTGAGAGTGAACAGTCTAATGGAGACTCCTCTGAGGAATCAGGAGATGAAGATGGACCTTCAGAAAGTCTTCCCTGGGAGACGCTATCTTCTGGGATCACTTTGTTTAGTCTGAGAGACGACCTGAG GGATCAGCCAGAAGGAGATCTGTGGTCACTGAAAAATT TTGCCTGCTACCTGACGCTCGACCCTAACACTGCCAACTCAGAGCTCCATCTGACTAATGGCAACAGGAAGGTGTCTCGCGTCTGGTTGGGCCATCGATCCTCGGACCACCCGGAGCGCTTTGAGAGCTGCCCTCAGGTGTTGTGCAGGGAGGGGCTGCTGGACTCGGTGtactgggaggtggagtggAACGGCGGTGCTGACGTTGGAGTCGCCTACAACAACATCTGCAGAGATGGAGATGTAGCGAGCTGCTTGCTGGGACACAACAAGCAGTCCTGGAGTCTGGAGTGCTCAGAGGGCAGCTACACGCCATGCCACAACAGGAAGAGGTTCAAGTCCTTGTCGCCTGAACCCTTCACCCACAGAGTCGGGGTTTACCTCAACTGGTCTGCAGGTTCTCTGTCCTTCTACTGTGTCTCTCAGGACACTATGATCCACCTCCACACCTTCAACTCCACCTTCACAGAGCCTCTGTACCCAGCGTTCTGGGTGTGGGGATATGATGGTTCTGTGTCACTGTGTCAGGTGGAGTTAGGCTGGGAACGACTGCTGCAgtga